In a single window of the Anaerocolumna cellulosilytica genome:
- a CDS encoding TrmH family RNA methyltransferase, whose protein sequence is MRNERIYKKNAAYQKFEVLKSNRNKRYKYKEFFVEGVKNINSAIKNNWDICSFLYTNEKELSIWAQQILNTTSTVVNYQLPLNLMKELSDKEDTSELLAIVRMREDNAAEFQLSKNPMLALFDRPSNRGNLGTIIRSCDALGVEGLILTGHGVDLYDPEVITSSMGSFFRIPVIRMTDNQSVLAFISELKGKFPGFNTIGTTAHKEFPIYKLNLTGPIMFFLGNETDGLSRVYKECSDKLATIPMAEEAAATSFNVGCAATVMFYEAIRQRNLETESFLAGF, encoded by the coding sequence ATGAGAAATGAAAGAATATATAAAAAAAATGCGGCATACCAGAAGTTTGAAGTCTTAAAATCAAATCGCAATAAAAGGTATAAATATAAGGAGTTTTTTGTGGAAGGGGTTAAGAATATTAATTCTGCCATAAAGAATAACTGGGATATTTGTTCCTTTTTATATACAAATGAAAAAGAACTGTCCATCTGGGCACAGCAGATTTTGAATACCACAAGCACAGTGGTTAATTATCAGCTTCCACTCAATTTAATGAAAGAATTAAGTGATAAAGAAGATACCTCGGAATTATTGGCAATTGTCAGAATGAGAGAGGATAATGCTGCGGAATTTCAACTATCAAAAAATCCAATGCTTGCTCTTTTTGACAGACCCTCCAATAGAGGGAATTTAGGAACGATTATTCGTTCCTGCGATGCTCTTGGAGTGGAAGGGCTAATTCTAACAGGGCATGGTGTTGACCTTTATGACCCGGAAGTAATTACATCCTCAATGGGGTCATTTTTTCGCATTCCTGTCATAAGAATGACAGATAATCAGAGTGTACTTGCATTTATTTCTGAATTAAAAGGTAAGTTTCCAGGTTTTAACACCATAGGAACAACAGCTCATAAAGAGTTTCCGATTTACAAGTTGAATTTGACAGGACCAATTATGTTTTTTCTTGGAAATGAAACGGATGGTTTGTCAAGAGTTTATAAAGAATGCAGTGATAAACTGGCTACGATTCCTATGGCAGAAGAGGCCGCAGCAACATCTTTTAATGTAGGTTGTGCAGCAACTGTTATGTTTTATGAAGCTATAAGACAGAGGAATTTGGAGACTGAATCATTCTTAGCAGGTTTTTGA
- a CDS encoding copper homeostasis protein CutC — protein MENYILECCVDSVESALAASKGNANRLEVCSGLMIGGLTPSVALFQQIRKYTDLKINVLIRPRFGDFYYTDYEFEVMKQEVKMFLNLGADGISVGCLNTDGTLDKQRMEILVEEAGLMPVTFHRAFDVCQEPERVLEEVIALGIEAVLTSGQKNTALEGRELLKKLEEKAGDKIHIIAAGGVSKPIIKELWHDTKIKSYHMSGKKVRNSSMEYRNKQVNMGFATCNEYQMFRTDLEEVRLAAELLKQL, from the coding sequence TTGGAGAATTATATATTGGAATGTTGTGTGGACTCTGTAGAGTCTGCTCTTGCAGCTTCTAAAGGTAATGCAAACCGACTGGAAGTTTGCTCTGGATTAATGATTGGAGGTCTTACGCCTTCTGTCGCTTTATTTCAGCAGATTAGAAAGTACACAGATTTAAAAATAAATGTACTCATACGTCCAAGATTCGGAGATTTTTATTACACCGACTATGAATTTGAAGTAATGAAGCAGGAAGTTAAGATGTTTTTAAATCTCGGTGCAGACGGAATATCAGTAGGGTGTCTCAATACAGACGGTACACTGGATAAACAGAGGATGGAGATATTGGTAGAAGAGGCTGGTCTTATGCCGGTTACCTTTCATCGTGCCTTTGATGTTTGCCAGGAGCCAGAGCGAGTCTTGGAAGAAGTCATTGCTTTAGGAATTGAAGCAGTACTTACTTCCGGGCAAAAAAATACGGCTCTGGAGGGAAGGGAACTTCTGAAAAAATTGGAAGAGAAGGCCGGTGATAAAATTCATATCATTGCAGCAGGTGGTGTGAGTAAACCCATCATTAAAGAATTATGGCATGATACAAAGATAAAGTCGTATCACATGTCAGGCAAAAAAGTACGAAACAGCAGCATGGAGTATAGAAACAAACAAGTTAACATGGGATTTGCAACATGTAATGAGTATCAAATGTTTAGAACGGATCTAGAAGAGGTCAGACTGGCAGCAGAGTTATTGAAACAATTATAG
- a CDS encoding alpha-L-fucosidase, whose amino-acid sequence MAGETIKQSAEKQIKDTIEDNRDREAEVLPIDEEEEAVSLQKVGTEEMIQEGVHNYSSADSYVWPADDKVVQKLEWFKDQKLALMMHWGPYSQIGIVESWALSDADAYWSRNCIDWDVSGEEFKKQYFDLNKTFNPIRFEPEKWAEIAKEAGIKYLVFTTKHHDGFCMWDSKYSEYKTTSPDCPFHTHRYADICSHLFESFRKRDIGIAAYFSKADWHIDSYWSERFDRGNYQYRGPSYDTSENPKEWERFVEFTQNQILELGSKYGQIDIMWFDAGWVCKENKQDIRLGEIIEKIRKFQPGMLCADRTVGGAYENYVTPEQCVPDEPLGIPWESCITLGTSFSFAYEDTYKSPREVAGLLIDIVAKGGNLAINVGPQPDGRLPQGAVKSLLGLGEWLKVYGEAIYGTRVCAPYKKNGIAFTKKQDKIFALETFEKDTDEVPSQVIIPYEGKVSRIYMLDSGEEVDFKKTDTGYLLELPKWKKEKAPIARVYCIE is encoded by the coding sequence ATGGCAGGCGAGACAATAAAGCAATCAGCAGAAAAGCAAATAAAAGATACAATAGAAGATAATAGGGATAGAGAAGCAGAAGTGTTACCTATAGATGAGGAAGAAGAGGCTGTATCTCTTCAGAAAGTCGGGACAGAAGAAATGATACAGGAGGGAGTTCATAATTACAGTAGTGCAGATAGTTATGTATGGCCCGCAGATGATAAGGTGGTACAAAAGCTAGAGTGGTTTAAGGATCAAAAACTTGCACTGATGATGCATTGGGGACCTTATTCTCAGATTGGAATTGTGGAGTCATGGGCTTTAAGCGATGCAGATGCTTATTGGTCAAGAAATTGTATTGATTGGGATGTTAGTGGTGAAGAATTCAAAAAGCAGTATTTTGATTTGAATAAAACCTTTAATCCAATACGTTTTGAGCCGGAAAAGTGGGCAGAGATAGCGAAAGAGGCAGGTATAAAGTATCTGGTTTTTACTACTAAGCACCATGATGGTTTTTGTATGTGGGATTCTAAGTATTCTGAGTACAAGACCACATCACCTGACTGTCCTTTTCATACTCACCGTTATGCGGATATTTGCTCTCATTTATTTGAATCCTTCCGTAAAAGAGATATAGGGATAGCAGCTTATTTTTCAAAGGCTGACTGGCATATTGACAGTTATTGGAGTGAAAGGTTTGACAGAGGCAATTATCAATATAGAGGTCCTTCCTATGATACATCAGAAAACCCTAAAGAATGGGAACGTTTTGTGGAGTTTACACAAAATCAGATATTGGAACTTGGCTCTAAGTATGGACAAATAGATATTATGTGGTTTGATGCAGGCTGGGTATGCAAAGAAAACAAACAGGATATAAGGCTTGGAGAAATCATTGAGAAGATTAGAAAGTTCCAACCTGGTATGTTATGTGCAGACAGAACAGTAGGAGGGGCCTATGAAAATTATGTCACACCGGAGCAGTGTGTGCCGGATGAACCATTAGGGATACCTTGGGAAAGCTGTATAACCCTAGGAACCTCTTTTTCTTTTGCTTATGAAGATACTTATAAATCACCCAGAGAGGTGGCAGGACTTTTAATAGATATTGTAGCCAAGGGAGGAAATCTGGCTATCAATGTAGGACCCCAGCCGGACGGCAGGCTGCCCCAGGGTGCTGTTAAGTCATTACTGGGACTTGGTGAATGGTTAAAGGTATATGGCGAGGCTATTTACGGAACGAGGGTATGTGCTCCATACAAAAAGAATGGTATTGCCTTTACGAAAAAGCAGGATAAGATATTTGCTTTGGAAACATTTGAGAAAGACACAGATGAAGTGCCTTCTCAGGTGATAATTCCGTATGAAGGAAAAGTTTCAAGAATCTATATGCTGGATTCAGGAGAAGAAGTGGACTTCAAAAAAACAGATACCGGATATTTACTGGAACTGCCTAAGTGGAAAAAGGAGAAGGCCCCTATAGCCAGAGTATATTGTATCGAATAA